From Thermus neutrinimicus, the proteins below share one genomic window:
- a CDS encoding 3-oxoacyl-ACP synthase translates to MVVRSLGIYLPEGRVSAEEIALWARLPAEVVREKLGILEKPVPGPEDHPADMALWAAQAALKAAGMPGEAIDWVISIVEEHKDYPVWATAPYLALGLGASRAKGLDLNQKCASLMGALEVARGLFTTRKEAQVILVAGGYRNGDLVDYRDPNTRFLYDLAAGGGAVVLTREGPGLRLLGLAHRMDSTLALMVKVPVGGTRNPLNPGNLSEFRLRVENPQTMKDRLDATSIPNFVETIQEALAEAGYTEADLDYLALLHMKRSAHRAVLESLGLREEQSLYLERFGHLGQLDPILSLKLAWDKGLLRERSLVALAAAGVGYFYGAAVLRLEGRLYA, encoded by the coding sequence ATGGTCGTGCGTAGCCTTGGGATCTATCTGCCGGAGGGTCGTGTAAGCGCCGAGGAGATCGCCCTTTGGGCCCGCCTGCCCGCAGAGGTGGTGCGGGAAAAGCTGGGCATCTTGGAAAAACCGGTGCCGGGACCTGAGGATCACCCTGCGGATATGGCCCTCTGGGCTGCCCAAGCTGCCCTCAAGGCAGCGGGCATGCCTGGAGAGGCCATAGACTGGGTGATTTCCATCGTGGAGGAGCACAAGGACTACCCCGTCTGGGCCACGGCTCCCTACCTGGCCCTGGGCCTTGGGGCCTCGAGGGCCAAGGGTCTGGACCTCAACCAGAAGTGCGCTTCCCTCATGGGGGCCCTGGAGGTAGCCCGAGGGCTTTTCACCACCCGCAAGGAGGCTCAGGTGATCCTGGTGGCAGGAGGTTACCGCAACGGGGACCTGGTGGACTACCGGGACCCCAACACCCGCTTCCTCTACGATCTGGCCGCAGGGGGTGGCGCCGTGGTCCTCACCCGGGAGGGGCCAGGGCTCCGGCTTTTGGGCCTTGCCCACCGCATGGACTCCACCCTGGCCCTCATGGTCAAGGTGCCCGTGGGGGGAACCCGGAACCCTTTAAACCCGGGGAACCTGTCCGAGTTCCGCCTGCGCGTGGAGAATCCCCAGACGATGAAAGACCGCCTGGATGCCACCTCCATTCCCAATTTCGTGGAAACTATACAGGAGGCTCTCGCAGAAGCAGGTTACACCGAGGCCGACCTGGACTACCTGGCCCTCCTCCACATGAAGCGCTCCGCCCATCGGGCGGTGCTGGAGAGCCTAGGTCTGAGGGAGGAGCAATCCCTCTACCTGGAGCGCTTCGGCCACCTGGGGCAGCTGGATCCCATCCTCTCCCTAAAGCTGGCCTGGGACAAGGGGCTTCTGCGGGAGCGGAGCCTGGTGGCCTTGGCAGCAGCAGGGGTGGGGTACTTCTACGGGGCGGCGGTACTCCGCCTGGAAGGGAGGCTGTATGCTTGA